One region of Sus scrofa isolate TJ Tabasco breed Duroc chromosome 3, Sscrofa11.1, whole genome shotgun sequence genomic DNA includes:
- the LOC110259928 gene encoding LOW QUALITY PROTEIN: coiled-coil domain-containing protein 12-like (The sequence of the model RefSeq protein was modified relative to this genomic sequence to represent the inferred CDS: substituted 2 bases at 2 genomic stop codons), which translates to MAATAVGVGGLEAEALRXEEQLKALWXKTEHKDKEAGEPKTKQLRGGEQEGEKHRTPLLLLRLQNYVPEDEGAPGQTSQEKVKEQMGAAKPEPVNGHVDLANPAPRKPDWALESNAAKKLEKLEEWTLRIIARLINERPKGQEDSLASAVATIK; encoded by the exons ATGGCGGCTACTGCAGTTGGTGTGGGTGGGTTAGAGGCAGAGGCGTTGCGGTGAGAGGAACAGCTGAAGGCCCTATGGTAGAAAACTGAGCACAAGGACAAGGAAGCTGGGGAGCCAAAGACTAAGCAGCTCAGAGGAGGGGAGCAGGAAGGCGAGAAGCACAGAACTCCACTACTGC TTCTCAGACTGCAGAACTATGTCCCAGAGGATGAGGGCGCCCCAGGCCAAACCAGTCAAGAGAAGGTCAAGGAGCAGATGGGGGCTGCCAAGCCAGAGCCCGTCAATGGCCACGTGGACTTGGCCAACCCTGCGCCCAGGAAGCCTGACTGGGCCCTTGAGAGCAATGCAGCCAAGAAGCTGGAGAAGCTGGAAGAATGGACCCTGAGGATCATCGCCAGGCTGATCAATGAGAGGCCGAAAGGCCAGGAGGACAGTCTGGCCTCTGCAGTGGCCACCATCAAATAA